A single genomic interval of Melanotaenia boesemani isolate fMelBoe1 chromosome 4, fMelBoe1.pri, whole genome shotgun sequence harbors:
- the ppa2 gene encoding inorganic pyrophosphatase 2, mitochondrial isoform X1 — translation MRLQLVRSSLGCLAFCALSASRNKALTQAAAVSHLYYMRKTMHYQTEQKGQPNSPDYRIYFKTSEGKYISPFHDIPLIAEPQQDNDVPAKKLKIENKVLYNMVVEVPRWSNAKMEIATKEQLNPIKQDVKKGKLRYVANIFPHKGYIWNYGAFPQTWEDPNHKDKETNCCGDNDPIDVCDIGSQVCSPGQVIQVKVLGILALIDEGEMDWKVIAINAEDPDAKNLNSIEDVRKSRPGHLEATVDWFRKYKVPDGKPENQFGFNGQFKDKDFAVKIIKSTHELWKALVQKQTNAAGIECKNISCCDSPFQCSADEANIIVQSAPVFGTALSVSPEVDKWHFV, via the exons ATGAGACTACAGTTAGTACGCTCATCGCTCGGCTGCTTGGCTTTCTGTGCATTATCCGCCTCTCGCAATAAAGCCCTaacacaagcagcagctgtatcaCATCTTTATTATATGAGAAAAACTATGCACTATCAAACGGAGCAGAAAGGACAACCGAACTCCCCAGACTACCGCATTTATTTTA AAACCTCTGAAGGGAAATACATATCACCATTCCATGATATTCCACTTATAGCAGAGCCACAGCAG GATAATGATGTGCCGGCAAAAAAACTGAAGATAGAAAATAAG GTGCTTTATAACATGGTGGTGGAGGTACCTCGATGGTCAAATGCTAAAATGGAG ATTGCGACAAAGGAACAGCTGAATCCTATCAAACAGGATGTGAAGAAGGGAAAACTCAGATATGTTGCCaacatttttccacataaaGGCTACATTTGGAACTATGGGGCATTCCCACAG ACGTGGGAAGACCCAAaccacaaagacaaagaaacaaactgcTGTGGTGATAATGATCCAATTGACGTTTGTGACATTGGCTCCCAG GTGTGCTCTCCAGGTCAGGTAATCCAGGTGAAAGTGCTCGGCATCTTGGCCTTGATCGATGAGGGAGAAATGGACTGGAAGGTCATCGCTATCAACGCTGAAGACCCAGATGCTAAAAACTTAAAca gtaTAGAAGATGTTCGTAAAAGCCGACCAGGTCACTTAGAGGCCACTGTTGACTGGTTTAGGAAATATAAGGTGCCTGACGGAAAGCCTGAGAATCAGTTTGGATTCAATGGGCAGTTCAAAGACAAG GACTTTGCAGTCAAGATCATTAAGTCCACCCACGAGCTCTGGAAAGCACTTGTGCAGAAGCAAACAAATGCTGCAGGGATTGAATG cAAAAACATCTCCTGCTGTGATAGCCCTTTCCAATGCAGCGCAGACGAGGCCAACATTATTGTCCAGTCG GCTCCTGTATTTGGTACCGCACTTTCAGTGTCTCCAGAGG TGGACAAGTGGCATTTTGTCTGA
- the ppa2 gene encoding inorganic pyrophosphatase 2, mitochondrial isoform X2, translating to MVVEVPRWSNAKMEIATKEQLNPIKQDVKKGKLRYVANIFPHKGYIWNYGAFPQTWEDPNHKDKETNCCGDNDPIDVCDIGSQVCSPGQVIQVKVLGILALIDEGEMDWKVIAINAEDPDAKNLNSIEDVRKSRPGHLEATVDWFRKYKVPDGKPENQFGFNGQFKDKDFAVKIIKSTHELWKALVQKQTNAAGIECKNISCCDSPFQCSADEANIIVQSAPVFGTALSVSPEVDKWHFV from the exons ATGGTGGTGGAGGTACCTCGATGGTCAAATGCTAAAATGGAG ATTGCGACAAAGGAACAGCTGAATCCTATCAAACAGGATGTGAAGAAGGGAAAACTCAGATATGTTGCCaacatttttccacataaaGGCTACATTTGGAACTATGGGGCATTCCCACAG ACGTGGGAAGACCCAAaccacaaagacaaagaaacaaactgcTGTGGTGATAATGATCCAATTGACGTTTGTGACATTGGCTCCCAG GTGTGCTCTCCAGGTCAGGTAATCCAGGTGAAAGTGCTCGGCATCTTGGCCTTGATCGATGAGGGAGAAATGGACTGGAAGGTCATCGCTATCAACGCTGAAGACCCAGATGCTAAAAACTTAAAca gtaTAGAAGATGTTCGTAAAAGCCGACCAGGTCACTTAGAGGCCACTGTTGACTGGTTTAGGAAATATAAGGTGCCTGACGGAAAGCCTGAGAATCAGTTTGGATTCAATGGGCAGTTCAAAGACAAG GACTTTGCAGTCAAGATCATTAAGTCCACCCACGAGCTCTGGAAAGCACTTGTGCAGAAGCAAACAAATGCTGCAGGGATTGAATG cAAAAACATCTCCTGCTGTGATAGCCCTTTCCAATGCAGCGCAGACGAGGCCAACATTATTGTCCAGTCG GCTCCTGTATTTGGTACCGCACTTTCAGTGTCTCCAGAGG TGGACAAGTGGCATTTTGTCTGA
- the arhgef38 gene encoding rho guanine nucleotide exchange factor 38 isoform X2: MDLREASGSEKEKVIKRRNRPVFLRYLDRRKTDTIVADDMAKGDINLGTLVRRSQSDKTEYSAKLKEKLMPHDLPALPSPVLEPEEVRLRKMNRRAKVIKELVQTEKDYLTDLELCIREVVQPLRNFQVVDVDRLFTNTETVCEVSAALLHRLHEALADPDPEAVVIGEVFIQAKAALEDVYKIYCYHHDDANMSLKSYEKEEQIKQHFTACISELK, encoded by the exons ATGGATCTCAGGGAGGCCAGCGGGAGTGAGAAGGAGAAGGTGATTAAAAGGAGGAACCGTCCTGTGTTCCTGCGTTACCTGGACAGGAGAAAGACGGACACAATTGTAGCTGATGATATGGCCAAAGGTGATATCAACCTGGGGACACTGGTGAGGAGGAGTCAGTCTGACAAGACGGAGTACAGCGCTAAACTTAAAG AAAAACTGATGCCACATGATTTGCCCGCACTGCCCTCTCCTGTACTGGAACCAGAGGAGGTCCGTTTGAGGAAGATGAACCGCAGGGCAAAAGTCATAAAGGAGCTGGTGCAGACTGAGAAGGATTATCTCACTGACTTGGAACTGTGCATCAGAGAAGTGGTTCAGCCTCTGCGAAATTTTCAG GTTGTAGATGTGGATCGACTGTTTACTAACACGGAGACAGTTTGTGAGGTGTCAGCAGCGCTCCTTCACAGACTGCACGAGGCCCTGGCTGACCCTGATCCAGAGGCAGTTGTTATAG gggAAGTATTCATCCAGGCAAAGGCAGCTTTAGAAGATGTATATAAAATTTACTGTTATCACCATGATGATGCTAACATGTCACTCAAATCCTACGAGAAAGAGGAACaaataaagcaacattttaCTGCTTGTATATCAGAGCTGAAGTAA